Below is a window of Enterococcus gilvus ATCC BAA-350 DNA.
ACACCGGAACGGTGGTTTGGAATTGAATACAGTGAGGTCACGTATGAAACGGTGCCGCTGATTGTCGGCGAAACGAGAAAAACGTGGTTGAAAGAACGAAAACGTTAAAAAGTGCACTCGTTTTTTCAAAAAATTAATTTTTAACACGAGCTTTTGGCGGAAAGAATTGCCAAAAGCTCTTTTCTTTTTATTTGAATTAAGTTAAATTAAGGTTAAAAAAGAATGAAGGCGAGGGTTGCGAGATGGAAATGACGATTTCAGGTTTGCGTGAAAAACTGGTGAACACCGATGAGGAGCAGCTTAGAGAATTGATTTGCCAGTTGTATAAGCATTCGGAGGTTTCGCAACAGATGATCGATTCCCGATTTTTAGGGGATGATTATGGGGTGCGTATCGCACAGGAGATGAAGCAGAAGCTGGATCAAGCGTTTTTTCCCCATGAAAAAATTGATCTTTCTCTGGCGAATGCAAAAGAACTGCTGCGGTTGTTTCGTAAAAGGTGTCAAAACCAGCGTGCATTGATTGACGTGGAATTATATTATGTGGAATGCGGATTGGATTTTATGGACATGTTTGGAGCAGGCGATGGGGAGAACAAAAATCTCTTGCTAGTAAATTATGCTTCGGCAGTGGCTCGGATCTTGGAAGATGAGTCACATATTTATTTCCATATGTATTTTTCAAGGTGCGGTCAGATCATTCAAGCAACCAAAGAATTCACACCAGAATTTGTGCGGAATATGACGGCTGTGTACCAGCAACTAGCAAAAGAGTGAGGCTTACGCCTCACTCTTTATTTGTGGTTGCAACGGTTCTTGGTGGTATTCTTGATCCAAATTTTTTAGATTGCGCATTGCTTTAAAATAAGAAGTCAATAGAACGGCGGTTGAACCGATCCAGGCAAGCGGTGAAGCAAATGCAGCACCTGCGAAACCAAAGGAATGGGTCAAAATCACCGCGGCAAAGGAACGCATAACGAGCTCCATGATCCCGGCGAATGTCGGGATTTTTGCTTGTCCTAATCCTTGCAAGGTATAGCGTAAAATAAATAAGATCGCTAATACCCAATACAGCGCGCCGTTGATATTAAAATAGGTTTGCGCCAGTTCAAAGACACGGGTTTCACTAGGATTAACAAATAATGCGACAAAATATTTCCCGCAAGTGATAACCAAGAGGCCTGCAAAGAGGCTAAAGGCACCACTCATGATCAAACATTGTTTGACACCTTTTAAAATTCGACCATATTCTTTCGCTCCGAGATTTTGAGCAGTAAATGTCGCCATGGTGATTCCAAAAGACATCATAGGCAAGATAGCAAATTGATCAATCCGGGCAGCCGTTGTTTGGGCAGCCACGACATCTGTTCCCAATGTATTCAATGCGGATTGTAAGATGACCGCTCCGATCGCGATAATCGATGATTGGAAGCCCATAGGCAGCGCAGCATTCAAATGAACACGCAATTCTTCTTTATCAAAAGTAAAACTTTTTCGATTTACTTGCAGCATGGGAATCTTTCTGCGAATAAACCAAATACACATCAAACTAGCTGAGATTTGCGCGATGACTGTAGCAAATCCGGCTCCTGCAACGCCCATGTGGAAGTAGATGATGAAAACCAGGTCCAATACCACATTGATGACCACCGCAAACGCTAAAAAGAAAAGGGGTGTTCGACTATCCCCCAATGCCCGCACCATATTGGATAAAAGGTTGAAGGCCATGGAAGCAAAGATCCCACCTAAAATAACGGAAATGAATTCTTGCGCTTGGTCGAGAAGCTCAGGAGGTGTTTGCATTAAAAGTAGTAAAGGACGTAAAAACACTAAGCTCAAAACGGTTAATACAACACTCACACCGAGGCTGATAAGGATCGACATAGCAAAACTTTTACGCACGCCTTGTGCGTCCTTGGCACCAAAGCGTTGCGCTGTGATAATCGACAATCCTGCAGTTAGACCTTGAGCAAAACCGATGATTAAAAAACTGACGCTGCTAGTGGCACCCACAGCAGCCAAAGCATCTTTTCCTAACGTTTGACCAACGACGACCATATCTACCATACTGTAAAATTGCTGAAATACATTTCCTACAAACAAAGGCAAGGCGAATAAAATAATCAGCTTTGCCGGATTTCCATGAGTCAACTCTTTCATCTTTTTCCCGCTTTCTAATAAAATTTTCTGATTGATATTACCACAAAATTTTCTGAAAGCAAGGGTCTCGCGTAAAAAGTTAAGAAAAAAAGGCAACCCTTAAGAAAGGCTGCCTACTAATTTAACGTTGACGAATTTCATTTGGTAATAAAATCGTTTGACGGCTTCCGTCATCATATGCATAGACTTCTTGTGGAAAGTCCGATGAATAGCCAAACGGTAAGTCGATCCCCATCTCAACTTCACTGCCCTCTTGTGAGAAGTACATCGTGACACGCCCCTCATTGTTAAGAAGATCGAAACTTAAGATATTGTCTAATGGAATTAATCCCTTTAAATCTAAGTCAATGATATACCAGATACTATCAATCAGCTCGCCTGGCAAGCTGGACACCACACCGACAGAGGCGTAACGACTTTTTTTAGAATCAAATGTTTCAAACATAGATTTTCCTCCTTTAGTTGGAATCACTTACTTAAAGTACAAATAAGCTTTGTAGTGACTTATTGTAATTCTTTTTAGAGAAAAAAACCACTCATAGTGCTTGATGTATAAGAAAAAGTAAAAGTATCACGTATCTAAAAAACAAACCATCCTCATTTAAAAAGGGAGAAGTCGTTAAAAAAAGGCGTGCCGATAAACCATCGGCACACCCAGTTAATGGATTATTCTTCTGTTGATTCACCAATAACTTCTGGTTCAGCGCCTTCAGCAACTTCTTCTTCTTCAGGAAGTTCTTGGGCTTCTTGGATCGCTGCGATTTGTTCTTCTGCATCTGTTACGATGGTGTAGTCCGCATTTTTAGGTAGGTCACCTACTGAAATGGATTGACCGATTTCTAATCCAGAGATATCTACTTCGATGCCTTCTGGTAATTTTTCTGGTGTTGCAGATACAGTAGCTGTATAAAGTGTTTGTGTTAAAACGCCGCCTGCTTTCACACCAGCAGCTTCACCAACAAGTGTTACTTCTGTTTCAGCTTCTGTTTCTTCTGTTAAGTTTACGGATAATAATTCAACGTGTGTTAAATCATGTGTAAAGGTGTCTACTTGCGTTTCACGTAATAAGGTATTAACCTTTTTTCCGCCAAGTTCAATTGCAAATACAGTGTTTGCGCCATTTTCACGCAATAATTTAGAAAATTCACGTTCGTCGATTGAGATCGTTGTGCTTTCTACTTTGTATCCGTTGACGACTGCTGGGATTTTTCCTTCGTGACGCAATTTGTTGCGTAGGGAACGGGGACGAGTTGCTCTTTCTTCTACTTTCAATGATACTGCCATAACCAAATTCCTCCTTAAAATGTGACTGTCTGTGGTTGTTCAGACAGATTTTATTTAAGTGATAGGTTATTCTCAGCACAATGGCTTTGCGAAAACGCAAAAAGACAGTCGAATACACAACTGTCCAAAAAAAGTCTGAGTTCAACTTTCTCTACCAGGTCATAACGCTGTGTATGAGAAACCTTTGACACAAGAGTGTCGATTCACTTAATATACGAATTTTCTAACTCATATATTAAAAGTGTAGGACTCCTTCAGACAAATTGCAAGGAAAAACGCTTTTGTATTTAAGCAAAAAGCATCAAATGATTTTTATAAAATGAAAACAAAGAGCTCGAACAGCTTTGGAGAGTTTGTCTTTTAATGGAATTTCGGTATAATAAATCCGATAGATTTGAGGGAGCAAAGACATGCGATTGGACAAAGTGATCGAACAGCAATTGAAAACAACACGCAAAGAGATGAAGCGTTTGTTTCTAATGAAAAAAGTGTTTATTGATGGCAGCGTTGAGCGCAATCCTCAGCGTAATGTGGATAGTCAGCTCCATGATATTCAAGTAGACGGACAAAGCGTACAAACAACTCACGTCTATTATTTGCTGAATAAGCCTGCGGGTGTTGTGACAGCAAAGAAAGACGACCAATTTCAAACAGCTACAGAATTAATAGCAGAAAAAGAACGACCAGAGAATCTTTATCCAGTAGGACGCTTAGATCGGGATACGACAGGATTGTTGCTTTTGACCAACAATGGTCAATTGGGTTACGACCTTTTGCAGCCAGGAGCAAAGGTTGAAAAAATCTATCGTGCTAGAGTGAACGAACGGGTGACCTCAGAAGATGTCGAAGCATTTGAAGCCGGGATTGTCTTTCATGGCGCCATTCGCTGCCAGCCTGCAAAACTGACGATTCTACAATCTGAACCAGGAAATTCGGAAGTAGAATTAACAATAAAAGAAGGGAAATTCCATCAGGTTAAAAAAATGTTTTTGGCCCGTGGGAAAAAAGTAACGCGTTTAGAGCGTCTTTCTATGGGACCCTTGCGATTGCCAGAAGAACTGCCAGTAGGAAGCTATCGTTCGCTAACATTGGATGAATTGAAGCAATTAAAAATATACTTTAGATAGAAGGTTTGAAGATGAGCTATGAAACGATTTTATTTGATATTGATGATACGCTGTTAGACTTTAAAGCAGCAGAAGAACAAGCGTTACTATGGTTGTTTCAAGATATGGATATTGAACCGACGTTGGCTGTGAAAGAAAAGTACAAAAAAATGAACCAAGGATTTTGGCGGGATCACGAAGCGGGCATACTCTCTCGACAAGAATTACTGGACAATCGTTTTCGTCTGTTTTTCGAAATGTATGAGCGTGATGTGGATGGTCCGAAAACAGAGGCACGGTACCGGCATTATTTGAATCAAGGCTATCAATTGATGACGAACAGCTTGGAAGTTGTCGATACGTTGAGTCAGAAAAAGGATCTTTACGTCGTAACGAATGGTGTTTCCGTGACGCAGCATCAACGGCTGGAGAAATCCGGACTGGCACCTTACTTCAAAAAATTCTTTATCTCAGAAGAAATGGGTGTTCATAAACCTATGAGAGAATTTTTTGATATTGTTTTTTCTGAGATCCCACGCTTGGATAAAGAGAAAACAGTGATTGTCGGCGACTCCTTGACCTCAGATATTTTGGGAGGAAAGACAGCGGGCATTGATACCATTTGGATGAACCCTCAAGAAAAAGAGGCAGATGCTGTCCAACCGACGTATCAGATCAAAAAATTAACCGATCTCTACCAGATTTTAGAAGAATTTTAGGATTTTGATAGCAATTTGACAATGTTTCGCTATAATAGGACTAATGAAAAACGAAAGAGGTTTTATTTGCATGAAAAACAAGCCGATCATTATTGGCGTAACGGGCGGTTCAGGAAGTGGAAAAACGAGCGTCAGCCGTGCGATTTTCAA
It encodes the following:
- a CDS encoding MATE family efflux transporter; amino-acid sequence: MKELTHGNPAKLIILFALPLFVGNVFQQFYSMVDMVVVGQTLGKDALAAVGATSSVSFLIIGFAQGLTAGLSIITAQRFGAKDAQGVRKSFAMSILISLGVSVVLTVLSLVFLRPLLLLMQTPPELLDQAQEFISVILGGIFASMAFNLLSNMVRALGDSRTPLFFLAFAVVINVVLDLVFIIYFHMGVAGAGFATVIAQISASLMCIWFIRRKIPMLQVNRKSFTFDKEELRVHLNAALPMGFQSSIIAIGAVILQSALNTLGTDVVAAQTTAARIDQFAILPMMSFGITMATFTAQNLGAKEYGRILKGVKQCLIMSGAFSLFAGLLVITCGKYFVALFVNPSETRVFELAQTYFNINGALYWVLAILFILRYTLQGLGQAKIPTFAGIMELVMRSFAAVILTHSFGFAGAAFASPLAWIGSTAVLLTSYFKAMRNLKNLDQEYHQEPLQPQIKSEA
- a CDS encoding DUF960 domain-containing protein, whose protein sequence is MFETFDSKKSRYASVGVVSSLPGELIDSIWYIIDLDLKGLIPLDNILSFDLLNNEGRVTMYFSQEGSEVEMGIDLPFGYSSDFPQEVYAYDDGSRQTILLPNEIRQR
- a CDS encoding 50S ribosomal protein L25/general stress protein Ctc, giving the protein MAVSLKVEERATRPRSLRNKLRHEGKIPAVVNGYKVESTTISIDEREFSKLLRENGANTVFAIELGGKKVNTLLRETQVDTFTHDLTHVELLSVNLTEETEAETEVTLVGEAAGVKAGGVLTQTLYTATVSATPEKLPEGIEVDISGLEIGQSISVGDLPKNADYTIVTDAEEQIAAIQEAQELPEEEEVAEGAEPEVIGESTEE
- a CDS encoding pseudouridine synthase produces the protein MRLDKVIEQQLKTTRKEMKRLFLMKKVFIDGSVERNPQRNVDSQLHDIQVDGQSVQTTHVYYLLNKPAGVVTAKKDDQFQTATELIAEKERPENLYPVGRLDRDTTGLLLLTNNGQLGYDLLQPGAKVEKIYRARVNERVTSEDVEAFEAGIVFHGAIRCQPAKLTILQSEPGNSEVELTIKEGKFHQVKKMFLARGKKVTRLERLSMGPLRLPEELPVGSYRSLTLDELKQLKIYFR
- a CDS encoding YjjG family noncanonical pyrimidine nucleotidase, whose translation is MSYETILFDIDDTLLDFKAAEEQALLWLFQDMDIEPTLAVKEKYKKMNQGFWRDHEAGILSRQELLDNRFRLFFEMYERDVDGPKTEARYRHYLNQGYQLMTNSLEVVDTLSQKKDLYVVTNGVSVTQHQRLEKSGLAPYFKKFFISEEMGVHKPMREFFDIVFSEIPRLDKEKTVIVGDSLTSDILGGKTAGIDTIWMNPQEKEADAVQPTYQIKKLTDLYQILEEF